In a genomic window of Amycolatopsis japonica:
- a CDS encoding ABC transporter ATP-binding protein, translating into MSTEDALLTGHDLVLAHQERAVVDGVSLSLRAGTVTALVGPNGSGKSTLLRSLARLHKPREGDVRLGERAVWGGNALSGKEFARQVTLLTQHRPTPSGVSVRDVVSYGRYPYRSGWRGVDIDGAAAVRRAMELTGVTAMAERGVDELSGGELQRVWLASCLAQQTSVLLLDEPTNHLDLRYQVEILDVVRDLAGEGVAVGVVLHDLDHAAIIADEVVLLSEGTIVATGDIGQVLTSEHLSKAYGVTVHVANDPVTGAIHCRPLGRYSPRPA; encoded by the coding sequence ATGTCTACGGAAGACGCGCTGCTCACCGGCCATGACCTGGTGCTCGCGCACCAAGAGCGGGCCGTGGTGGACGGGGTGTCCCTGTCCCTGCGCGCCGGTACGGTGACCGCGCTGGTCGGGCCGAACGGCTCCGGCAAGTCGACGCTCCTGCGTTCGCTGGCGCGGCTGCACAAGCCCCGCGAGGGCGACGTCCGGCTCGGAGAGCGCGCCGTCTGGGGCGGCAACGCGTTGTCCGGCAAGGAATTCGCCCGCCAGGTCACGCTGCTGACCCAGCACCGGCCCACCCCGAGCGGGGTCTCCGTGCGCGACGTCGTCTCCTACGGCCGGTATCCGTACCGCTCCGGCTGGCGCGGGGTCGACATCGACGGCGCCGCCGCGGTCCGCCGCGCGATGGAACTCACCGGCGTGACGGCGATGGCCGAACGCGGGGTCGACGAGCTCTCCGGCGGCGAACTCCAGCGCGTCTGGCTCGCCTCCTGTCTCGCCCAGCAGACCTCCGTGCTGCTGCTCGACGAGCCCACCAACCATCTCGACCTGCGCTATCAGGTCGAGATCCTCGACGTCGTCCGCGATCTGGCAGGAGAAGGCGTCGCGGTCGGCGTGGTGCTGCACGACCTCGACCACGCGGCGATCATCGCCGACGAGGTCGTCCTGCTGAGCGAAGGAACCATCGTGGCCACGGGTGACATCGGGCAGGTGCTCACCTCCGAACACCTCTCCAAGGCCTACGGCGTCACCGTCCACGTCGCGAACGACCCGGTGACGGGCGCGATCCACTGCAGGCCACTCGGGCGGTATTCGCCCAGGCCCGCCTGA
- a CDS encoding metal ABC transporter substrate-binding protein translates to MANLRKTVCALAASALVLSACGGPAGGTDDKRPVVLTTFTVLADIASNVAGDKLRVESITKPGAEIHGYEPTPDDIKKAAKADLILDNGLNLEAWFARFVKESDAPHKVVSEGVQPIAIGEDAYQGKPNPHAWMSPKNVGIYVDNMVKAFSELSSGDAAVFKANGDAYKAKLQGVQDEMTNALSALPKNERALVTCEGAFSYLARDTGLTERYIWAVNAEQQATPQQITRAIGFVKENKVPAVFCESTVSDAPMRQVVSATGAAFGGVLFVDSLSGPEGPVPTYLDLIRHDSKTIVAALTGAKP, encoded by the coding sequence ATGGCGAATCTGCGCAAGACCGTGTGCGCGCTGGCGGCGTCCGCACTCGTCCTGTCCGCATGCGGCGGACCCGCCGGCGGCACGGACGACAAGCGGCCGGTCGTGCTGACCACGTTCACGGTCCTGGCGGACATCGCCTCGAACGTCGCGGGCGACAAGCTCCGCGTCGAGTCGATCACCAAACCCGGCGCGGAGATCCACGGCTACGAGCCCACGCCTGACGACATCAAGAAGGCCGCGAAGGCCGACTTGATCCTCGACAACGGACTGAACCTGGAGGCGTGGTTCGCCCGGTTCGTCAAGGAGAGCGACGCGCCGCACAAGGTGGTCAGCGAAGGTGTCCAGCCCATCGCCATCGGCGAGGACGCCTATCAGGGCAAGCCGAACCCGCACGCGTGGATGTCCCCGAAAAATGTGGGTATCTACGTGGACAACATGGTGAAGGCGTTCAGCGAGCTCTCCTCCGGCGACGCTGCCGTGTTCAAGGCCAACGGCGACGCCTACAAGGCGAAACTGCAGGGGGTGCAGGACGAGATGACGAACGCGCTGAGCGCCCTGCCGAAGAACGAGCGCGCGCTGGTCACCTGCGAAGGCGCCTTTTCCTATCTGGCGCGCGACACCGGGCTCACCGAGCGGTACATCTGGGCGGTCAACGCCGAACAGCAGGCGACCCCGCAGCAGATCACCCGCGCGATCGGGTTCGTCAAGGAGAACAAGGTCCCCGCGGTGTTCTGTGAGTCGACCGTCTCCGACGCCCCGATGCGGCAGGTCGTCTCGGCGACCGGTGCCGCGTTCGGCGGCGTGCTCTTCGTCGATTCGCTGTCCGGGCCGGAAGGTCCCGTGCCGACGTACCTCGACCTCATCCGCCACGACTCGAAGACGATCGTCGCCGCGCTCACCGGGGCGAAGCCGTGA
- a CDS encoding metal ABC transporter permease, giving the protein MSLYDLFLEPLSYDFMVRALASTVIASAVCAVLSCWLVLIGWSLMGDAVSHAVLPGVVLAYVLGAPFALGAVVFGFLAVALIGVVRDTSRVKEDAAIGIVFTTLFALGLVLISVTPSQTDLNHIIFGNLLGVDTSDLIQIGVLGAITLTLLVLKRRDFTLYAFDPTHAHAIGLNPRVLGAALLGLLALTAVVALQVVGVILVVAMLIIPGATAYLLTDRFGRMLVIAPSFSVLAAVAGLYLSYHLDTASGGMIVLVQGAGFTLVYLFGPRHGIVGKRLAKRRRETARAA; this is encoded by the coding sequence GTGAGCCTCTACGACCTGTTCCTCGAACCGCTCAGCTACGACTTCATGGTGCGGGCGCTGGCGTCCACGGTGATCGCGTCCGCGGTCTGCGCGGTGCTCTCCTGCTGGCTGGTGCTGATCGGCTGGTCGCTGATGGGCGACGCGGTCTCGCACGCGGTGCTGCCCGGTGTCGTGCTCGCCTATGTCCTCGGCGCGCCCTTCGCGCTGGGCGCCGTCGTGTTCGGCTTCCTCGCCGTGGCGTTGATCGGCGTCGTCCGGGACACCAGCCGGGTCAAGGAGGACGCCGCGATCGGCATCGTGTTCACCACGTTGTTCGCGCTCGGCCTCGTGCTGATCTCGGTGACGCCGAGCCAGACCGACCTGAACCACATCATCTTCGGCAACCTGCTCGGCGTCGACACCTCGGATCTGATCCAGATCGGCGTCCTCGGCGCGATCACGCTCACCCTGCTCGTGCTCAAACGCCGCGATTTCACCTTGTACGCCTTCGATCCCACGCACGCGCACGCGATCGGGCTCAACCCGCGGGTGCTCGGCGCCGCGCTGCTCGGCCTGCTCGCGCTGACCGCGGTGGTGGCGCTGCAGGTGGTCGGCGTGATCCTGGTGGTGGCGATGCTGATCATCCCCGGCGCGACGGCGTACCTGCTGACCGACCGGTTCGGCCGCATGCTCGTGATCGCGCCGTCGTTCTCGGTGCTCGCGGCGGTGGCCGGGCTGTACCTGAGCTACCACCTCGACACCGCGTCCGGCGGGATGATCGTGCTGGTGCAGGGCGCCGGGTTCACGCTGGTGTACCTGTTCGGGCCGCGGCACGGGATCGTCGGGAAGCGGCTGGCCAAGCGGCGGCGGGAAACGGCACGGGCAGCGTAA
- a CDS encoding ABC transporter substrate-binding protein — MRLPIPAALVAATALLLSACGTTENTAAAPSESAAASGPVTVTDARGKAVTLKAPAKRVVALEWGEAEMVASLGVMPVGAADVAGYNVWDKAAPLSAEVKDVGKRNEPSVDAIVGLNPDVVIIADERDSTLVPQIEKYVPVVVTKSSDASRNFDRLREDFKLIAKTVGKEADADKQLSEMDAKLAEGKKTVEAKGAAGTPFLMADGYLEGSTVSIRPFGKGSLVSDTAEAVGLKNAWTGKVDPQWGLGQTDVEGLTAITDPKTVLFYSASEEDVFTTGLAQNAVYQRLPFVVSKKIHKLESGTWTFGGPKSIIMTADQIVKAVTA, encoded by the coding sequence ATGCGTTTGCCGATCCCCGCCGCCCTCGTCGCGGCGACCGCCCTGCTGCTTTCCGCCTGCGGCACCACGGAGAACACCGCGGCCGCGCCGAGCGAATCCGCCGCCGCGAGCGGACCGGTCACCGTGACCGACGCGCGCGGCAAGGCCGTCACCCTCAAGGCCCCGGCGAAGCGCGTCGTCGCGCTGGAGTGGGGCGAGGCCGAGATGGTCGCGTCGCTCGGTGTCATGCCGGTCGGCGCCGCGGACGTCGCGGGCTACAACGTCTGGGACAAGGCCGCTCCCCTGTCCGCCGAGGTCAAGGACGTCGGCAAGCGCAACGAGCCCAGCGTCGACGCGATCGTCGGGCTGAACCCCGACGTCGTCATCATCGCCGACGAGCGCGACTCGACCCTGGTCCCGCAGATCGAGAAATACGTGCCGGTCGTGGTGACCAAGTCCAGCGACGCGAGCCGGAACTTCGACCGCCTGCGCGAGGACTTCAAGCTGATCGCGAAGACGGTCGGCAAGGAGGCCGACGCGGACAAGCAACTGTCCGAAATGGACGCCAAACTCGCCGAGGGCAAGAAGACCGTCGAGGCCAAGGGCGCCGCGGGCACCCCGTTCCTGATGGCCGACGGCTACCTCGAAGGCAGCACCGTCAGCATCCGCCCGTTCGGCAAGGGTTCGCTGGTCTCCGACACCGCCGAGGCCGTCGGCCTGAAGAACGCCTGGACCGGCAAGGTCGACCCGCAGTGGGGTCTCGGCCAGACCGACGTCGAGGGCCTGACCGCGATCACCGACCCGAAGACCGTGCTGTTCTACAGCGCGTCCGAAGAGGACGTCTTCACCACCGGGCTCGCGCAGAACGCCGTCTACCAGCGGCTGCCGTTCGTCGTGTCGAAGAAGATCCACAAACTCGAGTCGGGCACGTGGACCTTCGGCGGACCGAAGTCGATCATCATGACCGCCGACCAGATCGTGAAGGCAGTCACGGCCTGA
- a CDS encoding metal ABC transporter ATP-binding protein, with protein MTAAIRVEGVTVHYGDVLALDGVDVTLDHGRVCGLVGMNGSGKSTLFKTIMGMVRPDTGTVSIDGGTPARARKTGVIGYVPQSEDVDWSFPLSVRDVVMTGRYGRLGFTRRPRRADHEAVDHALERVELTELAGRQIGQLSGGQRKRAFVARGIAQGARVLLLDEPFAGVDKRSEATITRLLKELAADGAAVLISTHDLHALPGLADEAILLMRKVLAHGSPGEVLRPENLALAFGLDVLQREEEPA; from the coding sequence GTGACGGCCGCGATCCGCGTCGAAGGCGTCACCGTCCACTACGGAGACGTCCTCGCGCTCGACGGTGTCGACGTCACGCTCGATCACGGCCGCGTGTGCGGACTGGTCGGGATGAACGGCTCCGGCAAGTCGACGCTGTTCAAGACGATCATGGGCATGGTCCGGCCGGACACCGGCACGGTGTCGATCGACGGCGGCACCCCCGCCCGCGCCCGCAAGACCGGCGTGATCGGGTACGTGCCGCAGAGCGAGGACGTCGACTGGTCGTTCCCGCTGTCCGTGCGGGACGTCGTGATGACCGGCCGCTACGGGCGGCTCGGCTTCACGCGCCGCCCGCGCCGCGCCGACCACGAAGCCGTCGACCACGCGCTGGAACGGGTCGAGCTGACCGAACTCGCCGGACGCCAGATCGGTCAGTTGTCCGGCGGGCAGCGCAAACGCGCGTTCGTCGCGCGCGGGATCGCCCAGGGCGCCCGTGTCCTACTGCTGGACGAGCCGTTCGCCGGGGTGGACAAGCGCTCCGAGGCCACGATCACCCGGCTGCTCAAGGAACTCGCGGCCGACGGCGCCGCGGTCCTGATCTCCACCCACGATCTGCACGCGCTGCCCGGCCTGGCCGACGAGGCGATCCTGCTGATGCGCAAGGTGCTCGCGCACGGCTCCCCCGGCGAGGTGCTCCGGCCCGAGAATCTCGCGCTCGCCTTCGGGCTCGATGTCCTGCAACGGGAAGAAGAACCCGCGTGA